From the Streptomyces pluripotens genome, one window contains:
- a CDS encoding ATP-dependent Clp protease proteolytic subunit encodes MSNFPGAASGMYEGPRPDSRYVIPRFVERTSQGVREYDPYAKLFEERVIFLGVQIDDASANDVMAQLLCLESMDPDRDISIYINSPGGDMTALTAIYDTMQFVKPDIQTVCMGQAASAAAILLAAGTPGKRMALPNSRVLIHQPAGSTGRGQLSDLEIIANEFTRMREQLENMLAKHSNQPIEKIREDIERDKILTAEEALEYGLVDQIISTRKLNNSEVR; translated from the coding sequence ATGAGTAACTTCCCCGGCGCCGCGAGCGGCATGTACGAAGGGCCCCGCCCCGACAGCCGCTATGTCATTCCGCGCTTCGTCGAGCGCACCTCCCAGGGCGTCCGCGAGTACGACCCCTACGCGAAGCTCTTCGAGGAGCGCGTGATCTTCCTGGGCGTCCAGATCGACGACGCCTCCGCCAACGACGTCATGGCGCAGTTGCTGTGCCTGGAGTCGATGGACCCGGACCGGGACATCTCCATCTACATCAACAGCCCCGGCGGCGACATGACCGCCCTGACGGCGATCTACGACACGATGCAGTTCGTGAAGCCCGACATCCAGACGGTCTGTATGGGGCAGGCGGCCTCCGCCGCGGCCATCCTGCTGGCCGCCGGCACCCCGGGCAAGCGCATGGCGCTGCCGAACTCACGCGTGCTGATCCACCAGCCGGCCGGCTCTACCGGCCGCGGCCAGCTCTCCGATCTGGAGATCATCGCCAACGAATTCACCCGAATGCGTGAGCAGCTGGAGAACATGCTGGCCAAGCACTCGAACCAGCCGATCGAGAAGATCCGCGAGGACATCGAGCGCGACAAGATCCTCACGGCCGAGGAG
- a CDS encoding ATP-dependent Clp protease proteolytic subunit — MPSAAGEPSISGGLGDQVYNRLLGERIIFLGQQVDDEIANKITAQLLLLAADPDKDIYLYINSPGGSVTAGMAIYDTMQYIPNDVVTIAMGMAASMGQFLLTGGAAGKRFALPHADIMMHQGSAGLGGTVSDIKIQAEYLMRTKKRMSELTALHSGQTVETIVRDGDRDRWFTPEEAKEYGLIDEIITHASGVPGGGGTGA; from the coding sequence ATGCCCTCCGCCGCCGGCGAGCCTTCCATCAGTGGTGGTCTCGGCGACCAGGTCTACAACCGGCTGCTCGGCGAGCGGATCATCTTCCTCGGCCAGCAGGTCGATGACGAGATCGCCAATAAGATCACCGCGCAGCTGCTGCTGCTCGCCGCCGACCCGGACAAGGACATCTACCTCTACATCAACAGCCCGGGCGGCTCGGTGACGGCTGGCATGGCGATCTACGACACCATGCAGTACATCCCGAACGACGTGGTCACGATCGCCATGGGCATGGCTGCCTCGATGGGCCAGTTCCTGCTCACCGGTGGTGCCGCGGGCAAGCGCTTCGCGCTGCCGCACGCCGACATCATGATGCACCAGGGCTCCGCGGGCCTCGGCGGCACGGTCTCGGACATCAAGATCCAGGCCGAGTACCTGATGCGCACCAAGAAGCGCATGTCCGAGTTGACCGCACTGCACTCCGGCCAGACGGTGGAGACGATCGTCCGCGACGGTGACCGCGACCGCTGGTTCACCCCGGAAGAGGCCAAGGAGTACGGTCTCATTGACGAGATCATTACGCACGCCTCGGGTGTTCCGGGAGGCGGCGGCACCGGTGCCTGA